From Diceros bicornis minor isolate mBicDic1 chromosome 17, mDicBic1.mat.cur, whole genome shotgun sequence, the proteins below share one genomic window:
- the GDF11 gene encoding growth/differentiation factor 11: MVLAAPLLLGFLLLALELRPRGEAAEGPAAAAAAAAAAAGAGGERSSRPAPSVAPEPDGCPVCVWRQHSRELRLESIKSQILSKLRLKEAPNISREVVKQLLPKAPPLQQILDLHDFQGDALQPEDFLEEDEYHATTETVISMAQETDPAVQTDGSPLCCHFHFSPKVMFTKVLKAQLWVYLRPVPRPATVYLQILRLKPLTGEGTAGGGGGGRRHIRIRSLKIELHSRSGHWQSIDFKQVLHSWFRQPQSNWGIEINAFDPSGTDLAVTSLGPGAEGLHPFMELRVLENTKRSRRNLGLDCDEHSSESRCCRYPLTVDFEAFGWDWIIAPKRYKANYCSGQCEYMFMQKYPHTHLVQQANPRGSAGPCCTPTKMSPINMLYFNDKQQIIYGKIPGMVVDRCGCS, translated from the exons atGGTGCTCGCGGCCCCGCTGCTGCTGGGCTTCCTGCTCCTCGCCCTGGAGCTGCGGCCCCGGGGGGAGGCGGCCGAGGgccccgcggcggcggcggcggcggcggcggcggcggcgggggccggggggGAGCGCTCGAGCCGGCCGGCCCCGTCCGTGGCGCCCGAGCCCGACGGCTGCCCCGTGTGCGTGTGGCGGCAGCACAGCCGCGAGCTGCGCCTGGAGAGCATCAAGTCGCAGATCCTGAGCAAACTGCGGCTCAAGGAGGCGCCCAACATCAGCCGCGAGGTGGTGAAGCAGCTGCTGCCCAAGGCGCCGCCGCTGCAGCAGATCCTGGACCTGCACGACTTCCAGGGCGACGCGCTGCAGCCcgaggacttcctggaggaggacgAGTACCACGCCACCACCGAGACTGTCATTAGCATGGCCCAGGAGA CGGACCCTGCGGTGCAGACAGATGGCAGTCCTCTCTGCTGCCATTTCCACTTCAGCCCCAAGGTGATGTTCACAAAGGTACTGAAGGCCCAGCTTTGGGTGTATCTACGGCCTGTGCCGCGCCCAGCCACAGTCTACCTGCAAATCTTGCGACTGAAACCCCTAACTGGGGAAGGGACTGCAGGAGGAGGGGGTGGAGGCCGGCGTCACATCCGTATCCGCTCACTCAAGATTGAGCTACACTCGCGCTCGGGCCACTGGCAGAGCATCGACTTCAAGCAAGTGTTACACAGCTGGTTCCGCCAGCCACAGAGCAACTGGGGCATCGAGATCAACGCCTTTGATCCCAGTGGCACAGACCTGGCTGTCACCTCTCTGGGGCCAGGAGCTGAGGGGCTG CATCCTTTCATGGAGCTTCGAGTCCTAGAGAACACAAAACGGTCCCGGCGGAACCTGGGCCTGGACTGTGATGAGCACTCAAGTGAGTCCCGCTGCTGCCGATATCCCCTCACAGTGGACTTTGAGGCTTTCGGCTGGGACTGGATCATTGCGCCTAAACGCTACAAGGCCAACTACTGCTCTGGCCAGTGCGAGTACATGTTCATGCAAAAGTATCCGCACACCCACTTGGTGCAACAGGCTAATCCAAGAGGCTCTGCGGGACCCTGCTGTACCCCCACCAAGATGTCCCCAATCAACATGCTCTACTTCAATGACAAGCAGCAAATTATCTACGGCAAGATCCCTGGCATGGTGGTGGATCGCTGTGGCTGCTCCTAA